One window of the Ideonella sp. WA131b genome contains the following:
- the rpsO gene encoding 30S ribosomal protein S15 — protein sequence MPLTTTATADIVKVHARGASDTGSPEVQVALLTARINELTPHFKQHLKDHHGRRGLLKMVNQRKRLLSYLKDKDADRYTALIAKLGLRK from the coding sequence ATGCCCCTGACCACCACCGCCACCGCCGACATCGTCAAGGTCCACGCCCGTGGCGCTTCCGATACCGGCAGCCCCGAAGTGCAGGTCGCGCTGCTTACCGCGCGCATCAACGAGCTCACGCCGCACTTCAAGCAGCACCTGAAGGACCACCATGGCCGCCGCGGCCTGCTGAAGATGGTCAACCAGCGCAAGCGCCTGCTGTCCTACCTGAAGGACAAGGACGCCGACCGCTACACCGCGCTGATCGCCAAGCTCGGCCTGCGCAAGTAA
- the iscU gene encoding Fe-S cluster assembly scaffold IscU, whose product MAYSDKVVEHYENPRNVGSFDKGDADVGTGMVGAPACGDVMKLQIKVNPATGLIEDARFKTYGCGSAIASSSLVTEWVKGRSLDEALTIKNTQIAEELALPPVKIHCSILAEDAIKAAVEDYKHKHGAAATAAAAD is encoded by the coding sequence ATGGCTTACAGCGACAAGGTCGTCGAGCACTACGAGAACCCGCGCAACGTCGGCAGCTTCGACAAGGGCGATGCCGACGTCGGCACCGGCATGGTCGGAGCGCCGGCCTGCGGCGACGTGATGAAGCTGCAGATCAAGGTCAACCCCGCCACCGGGCTGATCGAGGACGCGCGCTTCAAGACCTACGGCTGCGGCTCGGCCATCGCCAGCAGCTCGCTCGTCACCGAGTGGGTCAAGGGCAGAAGCCTGGACGAGGCGCTGACGATCAAGAACACGCAGATCGCCGAGGAACTGGCGCTGCCGCCGGTGAAGATCCACTGCTCCATCCTGGCCGAGGACGCCATCAAGGCCGCGGTCGAGGACTACAAGCACAAGCACGGCGCCGCCGCCACTGCCGCTGCCGCGGACTGA
- the iscA gene encoding iron-sulfur cluster assembly protein IscA: MAVTLTEAAARHVTRYLGRRGKGVGVRLGVKTTGCSGLAYKLEYADEVAPNDIVFEDHGVKVLIDPKSLPYIDGTELDFVREGLNEGFKFHNPREKDRCGCGESFRV; the protein is encoded by the coding sequence ATGGCCGTCACGCTCACCGAGGCCGCGGCGCGGCATGTCACCCGTTACCTCGGCCGCCGGGGCAAGGGTGTCGGCGTGCGCCTGGGCGTCAAGACCACCGGCTGCTCGGGCCTGGCCTACAAACTGGAGTACGCCGACGAGGTGGCCCCGAACGACATCGTCTTCGAGGACCACGGCGTCAAGGTGCTGATCGACCCCAAGAGCCTGCCCTACATCGACGGCACCGAGCTCGACTTCGTGCGCGAGGGGCTCAACGAAGGCTTCAAGTTCCACAACCCACGCGAGAAGGACCGCTGCGGCTGCGGCGAATCTTTCCGGGTCTGA
- a CDS encoding Hsp20/alpha crystallin family protein — protein MFIVPSSRDTRHLSRLFDDAFDRFFGQVAMPAPEGMASRSPALDVAESDRGYTVKLEMPGVAREDVKVSIDGRQVTVQAQNPQQEARKDGERVVYRERSVPSYARTFALPVEIDQAEAGAKLEHGVLTLYCPKRGARHGAEITVS, from the coding sequence ATGTTCATCGTTCCCAGCTCCCGCGACACCCGTCACCTCTCCCGGCTCTTCGACGACGCCTTCGACCGCTTTTTCGGGCAGGTCGCCATGCCTGCGCCCGAGGGCATGGCCTCGCGCAGTCCCGCGCTCGACGTCGCCGAGAGCGACCGCGGCTACACCGTGAAGCTCGAAATGCCCGGCGTTGCCCGCGAAGACGTCAAGGTCTCGATCGACGGCCGCCAGGTCACTGTCCAGGCGCAGAACCCGCAACAGGAGGCGCGCAAGGACGGCGAGCGCGTGGTTTATCGCGAGCGCTCGGTGCCGAGTTACGCGCGCACCTTTGCGCTGCCGGTGGAGATCGACCAGGCCGAGGCCGGTGCAAAACTCGAGCACGGCGTGCTGACGCTGTACTGCCCCAAGCGCGGCGCGCGCCATGGGGCGGAGATCACGGTGTCGTGA
- a CDS encoding pyridoxal phosphate-dependent aminotransferase yields the protein MRAAIEQLPASLIREVANAGLGRTDVLPFWFGESDEVTPEPIRAAAAESLARGETFYSHNLGLPELREAIAAYATALHRPVAASRIAVTSAGVNALMLAMQMLLGAGDEVVAVVPVWPNLTAQPAILGARVTRVALAPDDQGAWRLDLPALLARVTPATRVLLVNAPNNPTGWTLGAAEQQAMIEHCRRTGTWIVADEVYERLVFDVPAGGAAPSFLDLAGPDDRVVVVHSFSKSFLMTGWRLGWLVLPEAAMPAMGRLLEFNSSCAPVFVQRGGLAALAMAHTLVPRVVAHLRLCRDRLVGGLQVLPGVRVAAAPGGLYAFFRAEGHPLAGDSLALARHLVTAHGLGLAPGAAFGPEGEGWLRWCFASRDPDRLDDGLARLQAALVP from the coding sequence ATCCGCGCTGCCATCGAGCAACTGCCCGCCAGCCTGATCCGTGAGGTGGCCAACGCCGGCCTGGGCCGGACCGACGTGCTGCCTTTCTGGTTCGGCGAGAGCGACGAGGTCACGCCCGAGCCCATCCGCGCAGCGGCGGCCGAGTCGCTGGCGCGGGGCGAGACCTTCTACTCGCACAACCTCGGGCTGCCCGAGCTTCGCGAGGCCATCGCCGCCTACGCCACGGCGTTGCACCGGCCGGTGGCGGCCTCGCGCATCGCCGTCACCTCGGCCGGTGTGAACGCGCTGATGCTGGCCATGCAGATGCTGCTGGGCGCGGGTGACGAAGTCGTGGCCGTGGTGCCCGTGTGGCCCAACCTCACCGCGCAGCCGGCGATCCTGGGTGCCCGGGTCACCCGCGTGGCGCTGGCGCCCGACGACCAGGGTGCCTGGCGGCTGGACCTGCCCGCGCTGCTGGCGCGCGTGACGCCGGCCACGCGCGTGCTGCTGGTGAACGCGCCCAACAACCCGACCGGGTGGACGCTCGGTGCGGCCGAGCAGCAGGCGATGATCGAGCACTGCCGGCGCACCGGCACCTGGATCGTGGCCGACGAGGTCTACGAGCGGCTGGTCTTCGACGTGCCGGCCGGTGGCGCCGCGCCGAGCTTCCTCGACCTGGCCGGGCCCGACGACCGCGTGGTGGTGGTGCACAGTTTCAGCAAGAGCTTCCTGATGACGGGCTGGCGCCTGGGCTGGCTGGTGCTGCCCGAGGCGGCGATGCCGGCCATGGGGCGGCTGCTGGAGTTCAACAGTTCTTGCGCGCCGGTGTTCGTGCAGCGCGGCGGCCTGGCGGCGCTGGCGATGGCCCACACGCTGGTGCCCCGCGTCGTGGCCCACCTGCGGCTGTGCCGCGACCGGCTCGTCGGCGGCCTGCAGGTGCTGCCGGGCGTGCGGGTGGCCGCGGCACCGGGCGGGCTGTACGCCTTCTTCCGCGCCGAAGGCCACCCGCTGGCCGGCGATTCGCTGGCCCTGGCACGGCACCTGGTGACCGCCCACGGCCTGGGCCTGGCCCCCGGCGCCGCCTTCGGACCGGAAGGCGAAGGCTGGCTGCGCTGGTGCTTCGCCTCTCGCGACCCGGACCGGCTGGACGACGGACTGGCGCGTCTTCAGGCAGCCCTCGTGCCATAA
- the pnp gene encoding polyribonucleotide nucleotidyltransferase, whose product MSLFNKVTKTFQWGQHTVTLETGEIARQSTGAVLVSMDDTVVLATVVAKSEAKAGQDFFPLTVDYIEKTYAAGKIPGSFFKREGRPSELETLTSRLIDRPIRPLFPDGFFNEVQVVVHVLSLNPEVQADIAAMIGTSAALAISGIPFNGPIGAARVGYINGEYVLNPGQTQLADSKMDLVVAGTEAAVLMVESEADQLSEEVMLGAVVFGHDQGKIAINAINELVRDAGKPEWQWQAPAKNEPFIAKVSELAEGPLRAAYQIRSKQARTQACREVTSNVFAALKAEGIEFDKVEVEGLLFNIESAIVRGQILAGEPRIDGRDTRTVRQIEIRTSVLPRTHGSALFTRGETQALVAATLGTERDAQRIDALAGDFEDRFMLHYNMPPFATGETGRVGSPKRREIGHGRLAKRALVAVLPSKEEFPYTLRVVSEITESNGSSSMASVCGGCLSLMDAGVPLKAHVAGIAMGLIKEGNRFAVLTDILGDEDHLGDMDFKVAGTNGGITALQMDIKIQGITKEIMQVALAQAKEARLHILSKMVEAVGGAKEEVSKFAPRLYTMKINPEKIRDVIGKGGATIRALTEETGCTIDIGEDGTITIASTEAEKAEYAKKRIAEITAEAEIGKVYEGPVTKILDFGALVNILPGKDGLLHISQIAHQRVEKVEDFLKEGQVVQVKVLETDEKGRIKLSMKSLLERPEGMPEEAPRERFSRDRDDRPRRDREDRPRRERSDRDDRPRRDAAPAEGGQGGPGDAPAADAAPAAEPPKQPE is encoded by the coding sequence ATGAGCCTGTTCAACAAGGTCACCAAGACGTTCCAGTGGGGCCAGCACACCGTCACGCTGGAAACCGGCGAGATCGCCCGCCAGAGCACGGGTGCCGTGCTCGTCAGCATGGACGACACCGTGGTGCTGGCCACCGTCGTCGCCAAGTCCGAGGCCAAAGCCGGGCAGGACTTCTTCCCGCTCACCGTCGACTACATCGAGAAGACCTACGCCGCCGGCAAGATCCCCGGCAGCTTCTTCAAGCGCGAAGGCCGCCCGAGTGAGCTGGAGACGCTGACCAGCCGCCTGATCGACCGCCCGATTCGCCCGCTGTTCCCGGACGGCTTCTTCAACGAGGTGCAGGTCGTCGTGCACGTGCTGAGCCTCAACCCCGAGGTGCAGGCCGACATCGCCGCCATGATCGGCACCAGTGCCGCGCTGGCGATCAGCGGCATCCCGTTCAACGGCCCCATCGGCGCCGCGCGCGTGGGCTACATCAACGGCGAGTACGTGCTGAACCCCGGCCAGACGCAACTGGCCGACAGCAAGATGGATCTCGTCGTCGCCGGCACCGAGGCCGCCGTGCTGATGGTGGAGTCGGAAGCCGACCAGCTGAGCGAGGAAGTGATGCTCGGCGCCGTGGTCTTTGGCCACGACCAGGGCAAGATCGCCATCAACGCCATCAACGAGCTGGTGCGCGACGCCGGCAAGCCCGAGTGGCAGTGGCAGGCCCCGGCCAAGAACGAGCCCTTCATCGCCAAGGTCAGCGAGCTGGCCGAGGGCCCGCTGCGCGCGGCCTACCAGATCCGCAGCAAGCAGGCCCGCACGCAGGCCTGCCGCGAGGTCACGAGCAACGTCTTCGCGGCGCTCAAGGCCGAGGGCATCGAGTTCGACAAGGTCGAGGTCGAGGGCCTGCTGTTCAACATCGAGAGCGCCATCGTGCGCGGCCAGATCCTGGCCGGCGAGCCGCGCATCGACGGCCGCGACACGCGCACGGTGCGCCAGATCGAGATCCGTACCTCGGTGCTGCCGCGCACCCACGGCTCGGCGCTGTTCACGCGCGGCGAGACGCAGGCGCTCGTCGCCGCCACGCTGGGCACCGAGCGCGATGCGCAGCGCATCGACGCGCTGGCGGGCGACTTCGAAGACCGCTTCATGCTGCACTACAACATGCCCCCGTTCGCCACCGGCGAGACCGGGCGCGTGGGTTCGCCGAAGCGCCGCGAGATCGGCCACGGCCGTCTGGCCAAGCGCGCGCTGGTGGCGGTGCTGCCGAGCAAGGAAGAGTTCCCGTACACCCTGCGCGTGGTCAGCGAGATCACCGAGTCCAACGGCTCGAGCTCGATGGCCAGCGTCTGCGGCGGCTGCCTGAGCCTGATGGACGCCGGTGTGCCCCTGAAGGCGCACGTGGCCGGCATCGCCATGGGCCTGATCAAGGAAGGCAACCGCTTTGCGGTGCTGACCGACATCCTGGGTGACGAAGATCATCTGGGCGACATGGACTTCAAGGTGGCCGGCACCAACGGCGGCATCACGGCCCTGCAGATGGACATCAAGATCCAGGGCATCACCAAGGAGATCATGCAGGTGGCGCTGGCGCAGGCCAAGGAAGCGCGCCTGCACATCCTCTCCAAGATGGTCGAGGCCGTGGGCGGCGCCAAGGAAGAGGTGAGCAAGTTCGCCCCGCGCCTGTACACGATGAAGATCAACCCGGAGAAGATCCGCGACGTCATCGGCAAGGGTGGTGCCACCATCCGCGCGCTGACCGAGGAGACGGGCTGCACCATCGACATCGGCGAGGACGGCACCATCACCATCGCCAGCACCGAGGCCGAGAAGGCCGAGTACGCCAAGAAGCGCATCGCCGAGATCACGGCCGAGGCCGAGATCGGCAAGGTCTACGAAGGCCCGGTCACCAAGATCCTGGACTTCGGCGCGCTCGTGAACATCCTCCCCGGCAAGGACGGCCTGCTGCACATCAGCCAGATCGCGCACCAGCGTGTCGAAAAGGTCGAGGACTTCCTGAAGGAAGGCCAGGTCGTGCAGGTCAAGGTGCTCGAGACCGACGAGAAGGGCCGCATCAAGCTCAGCATGAAGTCGTTGCTCGAGCGGCCCGAGGGCATGCCGGAAGAGGCCCCGCGCGAGCGCTTCAGCCGCGACCGCGACGATCGGCCGCGTCGGGACCGTGAGGACCGCCCGCGCCGCGAGCGCAGCGACCGTGACGATCGCCCGCGCCGCGA
- the fdx gene encoding ISC system 2Fe-2S type ferredoxin, with product MPVIRILPHPELAPQGTTIEAPAGTSLCEAMLEHGVEIEHACEMSCACTTCHVIVKEGFDSLGEMDESEEDLLDRAWGLTPTSRLSCQAILSQRDVTIEIPRYTINHAREKH from the coding sequence ATGCCCGTCATCCGCATCCTTCCCCACCCCGAGCTGGCGCCCCAGGGCACCACCATCGAGGCTCCCGCCGGCACCTCGCTGTGCGAGGCCATGCTGGAGCATGGCGTCGAGATCGAGCACGCCTGCGAGATGAGCTGCGCCTGCACCACCTGCCACGTCATCGTGAAGGAGGGCTTCGACTCGCTGGGCGAGATGGACGAGTCGGAGGAGGACCTGCTCGACCGCGCCTGGGGACTGACGCCGACCTCGCGACTGAGCTGCCAGGCGATCCTGTCCCAACGCGACGTGACGATCGAGATCCCCAGGTACACGATCAACCACGCCCGCGAGAAGCACTGA
- the tsaD gene encoding tRNA (adenosine(37)-N6)-threonylcarbamoyltransferase complex transferase subunit TsaD, which translates to MKVLGIESSCDETGVALVETPAGPGQPPRLLAEALHTQAAMHADYGGVVPELASRDHIRRVLPLLERVLADAGAARSDIGLVAYTRGPGLAGALLVGAGVAVALATALGRPALGVHHLEGHLLSPFLASPAPAFPFVALLVSGGHTQLMHVAGVGRYGLLGETIDDAAGEAFDKSAKLLGLGYPGGPALARLAEQGDAAAFKLPRPLLHSGDLDFSFAGLKTAVLTQHRKLGAEPGGQALADLAAATQEAIVDVLVAKSLRALETTGATTLVVAGGVGANRRLRQRLDTAVARRGAAVHYPPLALCTDNGAMIALAAALRLQHGLALLQTDGAFDVRPRWPLAELSITTP; encoded by the coding sequence ATGAAGGTGCTCGGCATCGAGTCGTCGTGCGACGAGACCGGCGTGGCGCTGGTCGAGACCCCGGCCGGGCCGGGCCAGCCGCCGCGCCTGCTGGCCGAGGCGCTGCACACGCAGGCGGCCATGCACGCCGACTATGGCGGCGTCGTGCCCGAGCTGGCCTCGCGCGACCACATCCGCCGCGTGCTGCCGCTGCTGGAGCGCGTGCTGGCCGATGCGGGCGCCGCGCGCTCTGACATCGGCCTCGTGGCCTACACCCGCGGCCCTGGCCTGGCCGGGGCGCTGCTGGTGGGCGCGGGCGTGGCGGTGGCGCTGGCCACGGCGCTGGGCCGGCCGGCGCTGGGCGTGCACCACCTCGAGGGGCACCTGCTGTCGCCGTTCCTGGCCTCGCCGGCACCGGCCTTCCCGTTCGTGGCGCTGCTGGTGTCGGGCGGGCACACGCAGCTGATGCACGTGGCCGGCGTGGGCCGCTACGGGCTGCTGGGCGAGACCATCGACGACGCCGCCGGCGAGGCCTTCGACAAGAGCGCCAAGCTCCTGGGCCTGGGCTACCCGGGCGGGCCGGCGCTGGCACGGCTGGCCGAACAGGGCGACGCAGCCGCGTTCAAGCTGCCGCGTCCCTTGCTGCACAGCGGCGACCTGGACTTCTCCTTCGCCGGCCTCAAGACCGCCGTGCTCACGCAGCACCGCAAGCTCGGTGCCGAGCCCGGCGGCCAGGCCCTCGCGGACCTGGCCGCGGCCACCCAGGAGGCCATCGTCGACGTGTTGGTGGCCAAGTCGCTGCGCGCGCTCGAGACCACCGGCGCCACCACGCTGGTGGTGGCTGGTGGCGTGGGCGCCAACCGCCGCCTGCGCCAGCGGCTCGACACCGCGGTGGCGCGCCGCGGGGCCGCCGTGCACTACCCGCCGCTGGCCTTGTGCACCGACAACGGCGCGATGATCGCGCTGGCCGCGGCGCTGCGGCTGCAGCACGGCCTGGCCCTGCTGCAGACCGACGGCGCCTTCGACGTGCGGCCGCGCTGGCCGCTGGCCGAACTGTCGATCACGACACCGTGA
- a CDS encoding GNAT family N-acetyltransferase, with amino-acid sequence MEPAFTITEERPDQPEVVALLAALDRYLGSLYAPEANHILSVDELLAPDISFFVAREQGEAVGTAACRRRAGEPATGGHAYGEVKRMYVDPSRRGRRLGARLLDAMEDKLRRDGYRLALLETGRDQTEAVKRYERAGYALRGPFGGYPDNGLSLFMAKAL; translated from the coding sequence ATGGAGCCCGCGTTCACGATCACCGAGGAGCGCCCCGACCAGCCCGAGGTCGTGGCGCTGCTCGCTGCGCTCGACCGCTACCTGGGCAGCCTGTACGCGCCCGAGGCCAACCACATCCTCTCGGTCGACGAATTGCTGGCGCCCGACATCAGCTTCTTCGTCGCGCGCGAGCAGGGGGAGGCTGTCGGCACCGCCGCCTGCCGCCGCAGGGCCGGCGAGCCCGCCACCGGCGGCCACGCCTACGGCGAGGTCAAGCGCATGTACGTCGATCCATCGCGCCGCGGCCGCCGGCTGGGCGCGCGGCTGCTCGATGCCATGGAAGACAAGCTGCGCCGCGACGGCTATCGCCTGGCGCTGCTGGAGACCGGCCGCGACCAGACCGAGGCCGTCAAGCGCTACGAGCGCGCCGGCTATGCGCTGCGCGGCCCTTTCGGCGGCTACCCGGACAATGGGCTGTCGCTGTTCATGGCCAAGGCGCTGTAG
- the hscA gene encoding Fe-S protein assembly chaperone HscA, translated as MALLQISEPGQAPDPHQRRIAVGIDLGTTNSLVAAVRHGVPECLPDELGRLLLPSAVHYPEGGGRRIGHEALAAQASDAANAVASFKRLMGRRLADVTTPDRLPYALVDQPGMVAVATRAGSKTPVELSAEILATLRQRAEDSFDSELHGAVITVPAYFDDAQRQATKDAAELAGLNVLRLISEPTAAAVAYGLDHGSEGLYAVYDLGGGTFDISLLRLTRGVFEVVATGGDAALGGDDIDHTLADWALTQADVDAATLGAQDRRNALIAARATKEALSTAACAEWQARVAGRDARVAVSRAQLDAVAAPLVERTLTAVRKVLRDARVAADEVQGVVMVGGSTRMPLVRERVSAQFGRPVLTDVNPDEVVALGAAIQANALAGNARDGELLLLDVIALSLGLETMGGLVERVIERNSTIPVAKAQDFTTFKDGLTAMAIHVVQGERELVADCRSLARFELRGIPPMAAGAARIRVTFQVDADGLLSVSARELGSGVEASVAVKPSYGLADEQIAQMLRDGFSHAEDDMAARKLREARVEAERMVLATRAALVADAALLDAAERQAIESLLQAAQAQARGADADAIDAAVEALAEGTEGFAAARMNEGIRRALAGRSLDQI; from the coding sequence ATGGCCCTCCTGCAGATCTCCGAACCCGGCCAGGCGCCGGACCCGCACCAGCGCCGCATCGCCGTGGGCATCGACCTGGGCACCACGAACTCGCTGGTGGCCGCCGTGCGCCACGGCGTGCCCGAGTGCCTGCCCGACGAGCTGGGCCGGCTGCTGCTGCCCAGCGCGGTGCACTACCCCGAGGGTGGCGGCCGCCGCATCGGCCACGAGGCGCTGGCGGCGCAGGCCAGCGACGCCGCCAACGCCGTCGCGTCCTTCAAGCGCCTGATGGGCCGCCGTCTGGCCGACGTGACCACTCCTGACCGCCTGCCCTACGCGCTGGTCGACCAGCCCGGCATGGTGGCCGTGGCCACGCGCGCGGGCTCGAAGACGCCGGTGGAGCTGTCGGCCGAGATCCTCGCCACGCTCCGCCAGCGCGCCGAAGACAGCTTCGACAGTGAACTGCACGGCGCCGTCATCACCGTGCCCGCCTATTTCGACGACGCGCAGCGTCAGGCCACGAAGGACGCGGCGGAGCTGGCCGGCTTGAACGTGCTGCGCCTGATCAGCGAGCCCACGGCGGCTGCCGTGGCCTACGGCCTGGACCACGGCAGCGAGGGCCTGTATGCCGTCTACGACCTGGGCGGCGGCACCTTCGACATCAGCCTGCTGCGCCTGACGCGCGGCGTGTTCGAGGTTGTGGCCACCGGCGGCGATGCGGCCCTGGGCGGCGACGACATCGACCACACACTGGCCGACTGGGCGCTGACCCAGGCCGACGTCGACGCCGCGACGCTGGGCGCGCAGGACCGCCGCAACGCGCTGATCGCCGCGCGCGCCACCAAGGAGGCGCTGAGCACGGCCGCGTGCGCCGAGTGGCAGGCCCGGGTGGCCGGCCGCGACGCCCGCGTGGCCGTGTCCCGCGCGCAGCTCGACGCCGTCGCCGCGCCGCTCGTGGAGCGCACGCTGACTGCCGTGCGCAAGGTGCTGCGCGATGCCCGCGTGGCGGCCGACGAGGTGCAGGGCGTGGTCATGGTGGGCGGCAGCACGCGCATGCCGCTGGTGCGCGAGCGCGTGAGCGCGCAGTTCGGCCGCCCGGTGCTGACCGACGTGAACCCCGACGAGGTCGTGGCCCTCGGCGCCGCGATCCAGGCCAATGCGCTGGCCGGCAACGCCCGGGATGGCGAGCTGCTGCTGCTGGACGTGATCGCGCTCAGCCTGGGCCTGGAGACCATGGGCGGGCTGGTCGAGCGCGTGATCGAGCGCAACAGCACCATCCCCGTGGCCAAGGCGCAGGACTTCACCACGTTCAAGGACGGCCTGACGGCGATGGCCATCCACGTCGTGCAGGGCGAGCGTGAACTGGTGGCCGACTGCCGCAGCCTGGCGCGCTTCGAGCTGCGCGGCATCCCGCCGATGGCCGCCGGCGCGGCGCGCATCCGCGTCACCTTCCAGGTCGACGCCGACGGGCTGCTGAGCGTGTCGGCGCGCGAACTGGGCTCGGGCGTCGAGGCCTCGGTGGCCGTCAAGCCCAGCTACGGCCTGGCCGACGAGCAGATCGCGCAGATGCTGCGCGACGGCTTCTCGCATGCCGAGGACGACATGGCGGCGCGCAAGCTGCGCGAGGCGCGGGTGGAGGCGGAGCGCATGGTGCTGGCCACGCGCGCGGCGCTGGTCGCCGACGCTGCGCTGCTCGACGCCGCCGAGCGCCAGGCCATCGAGTCGCTGCTGCAGGCCGCCCAGGCGCAGGCGCGCGGCGCCGATGCCGACGCCATCGACGCCGCCGTCGAGGCCCTGGCCGAGGGCACCGAGGGCTTCGCCGCCGCACGCATGAACGAGGGCATCCGGCGCGCGCTGGCCGGCCGCTCGCTCGACCAGATCTGA
- the hscB gene encoding Fe-S protein assembly co-chaperone HscB, whose protein sequence is MKLTDDDFSLFGLPPRQLLDRAALDARRRDLQAATHPDRFAADGAAAQRVAMQWSVRVNEAWQRLKDPLSRAAYLCEQRGAPIAAESNTAMPREFLQQQMGWREALDDTVDAAAVQALDDAVAAQERAMHQRLVVLLDEQGDTAAAAAQVRALMFVTRFREALAQRLERLAAA, encoded by the coding sequence ATGAAGCTCACCGACGACGACTTCAGCCTTTTCGGGCTGCCGCCGCGGCAGCTGCTCGACCGCGCCGCGCTCGACGCGCGCCGCCGCGATCTGCAGGCTGCCACGCACCCCGACCGCTTTGCCGCCGACGGCGCGGCGGCGCAGCGCGTGGCCATGCAGTGGTCGGTGCGCGTGAACGAGGCCTGGCAGCGCCTGAAGGACCCGCTCAGCCGCGCCGCCTACCTGTGCGAGCAGCGCGGCGCGCCCATCGCGGCCGAGAGCAACACGGCCATGCCGCGCGAGTTCCTGCAGCAGCAGATGGGCTGGCGCGAAGCGCTCGACGACACGGTCGACGCAGCGGCGGTACAGGCGCTGGACGACGCCGTGGCCGCGCAGGAGCGCGCGATGCACCAGCGCCTGGTGGTGCTGCTCGACGAGCAGGGAGACACGGCCGCCGCCGCCGCGCAGGTGCGCGCGCTCATGTTCGTGACCCGTTTCCGTGAGGCGCTGGCACAGCGCCTTGAGCGGCTCGCCGCCGCCTGA